One Rosa chinensis cultivar Old Blush chromosome 3, RchiOBHm-V2, whole genome shotgun sequence DNA window includes the following coding sequences:
- the LOC112191829 gene encoding pentatricopeptide repeat-containing protein At2g38420, mitochondrial, whose product MVRTSSLTPRSKFFLRKHRKWPVSPYNTKWHTLFNQHQALQTLKHSPLNPPQNLLSTLIHSFKTFNSDPTPEAYDFVLKTLTKTSQLTRIPSVLDRLESVEKFHTPESIFANLIRFYGSANRIGDAIDVFYRIPKFRCDPSAVSLNSLLYVLCGSSEGLKMVPQILLNSRAMGIRLEESSFRILITALCGIGRVGYAIEIMKCMIRNGYDLDVKICSLVLSSLCEQEGFAALEVVGFVEEMKRVGFCAGMMDYSNVIRLLVKQGKGLDALRVLGKMKVEGMKPDVVCYTMVLHGVIADGDYRNADKVFDELLVLGLVPDVCTYNVYINGLCKQNNVEAGIKMITCMEELGCKPNLITYNMLLKALCKNGELGRAKELVSEMTLKGVGVNLQTHRIMLDGLFCKGDIDEACIFMEEMSDKFLCRCCSAYDDVIFGLCQRGFVCKAMDLLLKMVDKNVAPGARAWEALLLSSGTGPCLVETTWTGLVNPIEVD is encoded by the coding sequence ATGGTGAGAACCTCTTCCCTCACACCCAGAAGCAAATTCTTCTTGAGAAAACACAGAAAATGGCCAGTCTCACCCTACAACACCAAATGGCACACACTCTTCAATCAACACCAAGCACTCCAAACCCTCAAACACTCCCCACTAAACCCACCCCAAAACCTTCTCTCCACACTCATCCACTCTTTCAAAACCTTCAACTCTGACCCAACCCCTGAAGCTTACGACTTTGTCCTCAAAACCCTAACTAAAACCTCACAACTGACCCGCATCCCTTCTGTTCTTGACCGCCTTGAATCTGTAGAAAAATTCCACACACCCGAATCGATTTTCGCCAATCTGATTAGATTTTATGGCAGTGCCAATCGAATTGGGGATGCCATTGATGTTTTCTACAGGATTCCCAAGTTCAGGTGTGACCCTTCTGCCGTTTCACTCAATTCTTTGTTGTATGTGCTTTGTGGGAGTAGTGAAGGTCTTAAAATGGTGCCCCAGATTTTGTTGAACAGCCGAGCTATGGGGATTAGGCTAGAAGAGTCGAGCTTTCGGATTTTAATCACTGCATTGTGTGGAATTGGAAGGGTTGGGTATGCCATTGAGATAATGAAGTGCATGATCAGAAATGGGTATGATTTGGATGTAAAGATTTGCTCTTTGGTGCTGTCATCATTGTGTGAGCAAGAGGGTTTTGCTGCTTTGGAGGTTGTGGGTTTTGTGGAAGAAATGAAGAGAGTTGGGTTTTGTGCTGGGATGATGGACTATTCAAATGTGATTAGGCTTTTGGTGAAACAGGGGAAGGGTTTGGATGCTTTGAGGGTTTTGGGGAAGATGAAAGTGGAGGGAATGAAGCCTGATGTTGTTTGTTATACCATGGTTTTACATGGGGTTATTGCAGATGGGGATTACAGGAATGCGGATAAGGTGTTCGATGAATTGCTTGTGTTGGGTTTGGTTCCTGATGTTTGTACTTACAATGTTTATATAAATGGGTTGTGTAAGCAGAACAATGTGGAAGCTGGAATAAAGATGATTACTTGTATGGAAGAGTTGGGGTGCAAGCCGAATTTGATTACTTATAACATGTTGTTGAAGGCGTTATGTAAGAATGGGGAGCTGGGTCGGGCGAAGGAGCTTGTGAGTGAGATGACCTTAAAGGGTGTTGGGGTAAACTTGCAGACACATAGAATTATGCTGGATGGTCTGTTTTGTAAAGGTGACATTGATGAAGCTTGTATCTTTATGGAGGAAATGTCGGATAAGTTTCTCTGTCGTTGTTGTTCGGCATATGATGATGTTATCTTTGGGTTGTGCCAGAGGGGTTTTGTTTGTAAAGCAATGGATTTGCTGCTGAAAATGGTTGACAAGAATGTTGCGCCCGGGGCAAGAGCTTGGGAAGCACTACTTCTTAGCTCAGGAACTGGACCTTGCTTAGTAGAGACTACTTGGACTGGTTTAGTGAACCCAATTGAAGTCGATTGA